The Magnolia sinica isolate HGM2019 chromosome 9, MsV1, whole genome shotgun sequence genome contains a region encoding:
- the LOC131255348 gene encoding putative disease resistance RPP13-like protein 3 — MEASEGRETERMAKSAVQSAAETLTYFLRQKDFYLPHVDRCVMPLRNELKTLLKDVDGMRGYNESVQLIEVANNIKNVIDSFIFKIAEQRGETSAGLMSYQSTFNSGVKDKPAIEDLGKNIFDLKRRLDEILSNRSQYGIHNIQPSGEASTSSNQCKIQREKRTPIVEEAEVVSFEDETRTLVGRLITGDMRRVVISITGAGGIGKTTLAKKVYDNIQVRKSFDFCHWANVPREYYQVRDILSACIDTFHPRFFRGSMESDSEEDLRRKLSVYLERMRYLVVIDGIWSKEAWDGLVTGFPDWENGSRVLLTTRNEEVAEYADTQSTPHKLRFLNENKSWTLFCKKALLENPSPACLPNLEELGRRMVAKCGGLPLAITVLAGVLSRREKSVYEWEKVLRSVEWWPHHSQEDAISVVFALSYDDLPYYLKPCSLYFGAFPEHSEICVDELIRIWIAEGFVQRRGEKEMEDVAEDYVEELISRSMIQVAKRKSNGMVKTCRINNNLRDLAISKAKNERFLYVYGNKVPTSSIMADRLAITSGDISNCSSLNSSTPHLLSLLDFSYESGLPEKLALNILGGSFEFLRVLHLQSRELSSLPDEIGDLIQLRLATR, encoded by the coding sequence ATGGAAGCTTCTGAAGGAAGGGAGACAGAGAGAATGGCTAAGAGTGCTGTTCAATCCGCCGCAGAAACTCTGACCTATTTTCTAAGGCAGAAAGATTTTTACCTTCCCCATGTAGATAGGTGTGTTATGCCACTTCGAAACGAACTCAAAACCTTACTCAAAGACGTGGATGGGATGCGCGGGTATAATGAAAGTGTTCAGCTAATAGAAGTAGCAAACAACATCAAGAACGTCATCGACTCCTTCATCTTTAAAATTGCAGAGCAACGAGGAGAGACGAGTGCTGGATTGATGAGTTACCAATCCACTTTTAATAGTGGCGTCAAAGACAAACCAGCCATTGAGGATCTTGGAAAGAATATCTTCGACTTAAAAAGAAGGCTCGACGAGATCTTGTCCAACAGATCGCAGTACGGCATCCACAATATACAGCCATCTGGAGAAGCTTCAACTTCTTCGAATCAATGCAAGATACAGAGGGAGAAGAGGACTCCTATTGTCGAGGAAGCCGAAGTGGTCAGCTTTGAAGACGAGACAAGGACATTGGTGGGGAGGCTGATTACAGGAGATATGCGGCGTGTTGTCATTTCCATCACTGGTGCGGGAGGAATAGGAAAGACTACTCTTGCAAAGAAAGTTTACGATAATATCCAAGTACGGAAGAGTTTCGATTTTTGTCATTGGGCGAATGTGCCTCGAGAATATTATCAAGTGCGAGATATTCTTTCGGCATGTATCGACACTTTCCATCCACGGTTCTTTCGAGGCTCAATGGAGAGTGATAGTGAGGAAGACTTGCGGAGAAAACTCTCTGTCTACTTGGAACGGATGCGGTATCTGGTGGTAATTGATGGTATATGGTCCAAAGAAGCTTGGGATGGCTTGGTTACTGGATTTCCAGATTGGGAAAATGGCAGCAGAGTGCTGCTCACGACTCGTAATGAAGAAGTAGCTGAGTATGCAGATACACAGAGCACACCCCATAAATTACGTTTTCTCAATGAAAATAAGAGCTGGACATTGTTTTGCAAGAAGGCACTACTGGAAAATCCTTCTCCTGCATGCCTTCCAAATCTGGAGGAGTTGGGGAGAAGGATGGTTGCGAAATGTGGAGGTTTACCTCTAGCAATCACAGTGTTAGCAGGCGTCCTATCAAGGAGAGAGAAGTCAGTGTATGAGTGGGAGAAAGTGCTTAGAAGTGTAGAATGGTGGCCACATCATAGCCAAGAAGATGCCATCTCTGTCGTATTTGCCCTGAGCTACGATGACTTGCCCTATTACTTGAAGCCCTGCTCTCTTTATTTTGGAGCATTTCCTGAACACTCCGAAATCTGTGTGGACGAATTGATTCGGATATGGATAGCGGAAGGATTCGTGCAGAGAAGAGGAGAAAAAGAAATGGAAGACGTTGCAGAGGATTATGTAGAAGAGCTCATCAGTAGAAGCATGATTCAGGTGGCCAAAAGGAAAAGCAATGGAATGGTTAAAACATGCCGCATTAATAATAATCTACGCGACCTTGCGATTTCAAAAGCAAAGAACGAAAGATTCCTGTACGTGTATGGTAACAAAGTGCCTACGTCATCCATCATGGCAGACCGACTTGCAATTACTAGTGGTGACATCAGCAACTGCAGCTCTCTGAACAGCTCCACTCCACATCTCCTCTCTTTGTTGGACTTCAGTTACGAGAGTGGCTTGCCAGAGAAACTA